One segment of Actinomycetota bacterium DNA contains the following:
- a CDS encoding IPT/TIG domain-containing protein, with amino-acid sequence MAASVIVLLPAGMAGLAAPAGAAAPGAAPAAVTTPAADPAAGAAPASGQGYWLVASDGGIFNYGDAGFFGSAGAIHLNKPVVGLAATADGNGYWLVASDGGIFTYGDAGFSGSAGGIHLNKPIVGMASTADGRGYWLVASDGGIFNYGDAGFFGSAGAINLNKPIVGMAPGGAGSGYWLVASDGGIFNYSTPFYGSAGAVHLNRPIVSMAPTPDGGGYWLVASDGGIFNYGDAGFQGSAGALTLAAPIVGAAGAGTGSTAGSPPVPPVVTSVAPTGGATTGGTAVTITGQHLAGATAVRFGTVAGAIVSDADSQIVATAPAQGAGSVDITVSTQFGTSGTGSADRFTYFVGAPSVSGISPTHGLTTGGTSVTISGQNLAGATAVKFGTTGGTIASDTSTQIVATSPVEGAGTVHVTVTTAHGTSSSTTADQFTYQVPPPSVTKVAPSTASTAGGTYVTINGSNLSGVNGVRFGSVPGTILDQSSTQIFAQSPAGSNGTVDVTLTGPGGTSATGGADHFTYSSTAPATITKSGDFIYANNQPAATSIQADVSPVSGDLVALAIETKFPGATDTAFSVGGVTGGHVSSWHNADSYFTNDGVHEIELWWGEATSSGSSTVNVSFNPVTTETMSDPESAESLDAVVFHSSKGSSTVWTADKTGEVDDGSSSRSPALPTLNPSSTAEGYFGYLAVSGNAGSGSTWGCVYGNDLRSNEVVAQPSVSASISPTAVQDSNSTFSSIGALFSAN; translated from the coding sequence TTGGCTGCGAGCGTCATCGTCCTCCTGCCCGCCGGCATGGCCGGCCTGGCAGCCCCCGCCGGGGCCGCCGCGCCCGGGGCAGCTCCCGCCGCAGTGACCACCCCCGCCGCCGATCCGGCCGCCGGGGCCGCGCCGGCCTCGGGCCAGGGCTACTGGCTGGTGGCCTCCGACGGCGGGATCTTCAACTACGGCGACGCCGGGTTCTTCGGCTCCGCCGGCGCCATCCACCTGAACAAGCCCGTGGTGGGCCTTGCCGCCACCGCCGATGGGAACGGCTACTGGCTGGTGGCCTCCGACGGTGGGATCTTCACCTACGGCGACGCCGGGTTCTCCGGCTCGGCCGGCGGCATCCACCTGAACAAACCCATCGTGGGCATGGCTTCCACCGCAGATGGCCGGGGCTACTGGCTGGTGGCCTCCGACGGTGGGATCTTCAACTACGGCGACGCCGGGTTCTTCGGCTCGGCGGGCGCGATCAATCTCAACAAGCCCATCGTCGGCATGGCCCCGGGCGGCGCCGGCTCGGGCTACTGGCTGGTGGCATCGGACGGTGGCATCTTCAACTACTCCACGCCGTTCTACGGCTCGGCGGGCGCCGTCCACCTGAACCGGCCGATCGTCAGCATGGCCCCCACCCCGGACGGCGGCGGCTATTGGCTGGTGGCCAGCGACGGCGGGATCTTCAACTACGGCGACGCCGGCTTCCAGGGATCCGCCGGAGCCCTGACGCTCGCCGCTCCGATCGTGGGCGCAGCAGGGGCCGGGACCGGCTCAACGGCGGGTTCGCCGCCCGTCCCACCGGTGGTGACCTCCGTCGCCCCGACCGGAGGGGCGACCACCGGGGGCACCGCGGTGACCATCACCGGCCAGCACCTCGCCGGGGCCACCGCGGTCCGATTCGGGACAGTGGCGGGTGCCATCGTCTCGGACGCCGACTCCCAGATCGTGGCCACCGCCCCGGCGCAGGGAGCGGGCAGCGTGGACATCACGGTCTCCACGCAGTTCGGGACCAGTGGCACCGGGAGCGCCGACCGTTTCACCTACTTCGTCGGGGCGCCCAGCGTCTCGGGGATCTCGCCGACCCACGGGCTGACCACCGGCGGCACCTCAGTCACGATCTCCGGCCAGAACCTGGCCGGGGCCACCGCGGTCAAGTTCGGCACCACGGGGGGCACGATCGCCAGCGACACCAGCACCCAGATTGTCGCCACCTCACCGGTCGAGGGCGCGGGCACGGTGCACGTGACCGTGACCACGGCGCACGGCACCAGCTCGTCCACGACGGCGGACCAGTTCACCTACCAGGTGCCGCCGCCCTCGGTCACCAAGGTCGCTCCCTCCACGGCCTCGACCGCCGGCGGCACCTACGTGACCATCAATGGCAGCAACCTGAGCGGGGTGAACGGCGTCAGGTTCGGGTCGGTGCCCGGGACGATCCTCGACCAGTCCAGCACGCAGATCTTCGCCCAGTCGCCGGCCGGATCGAACGGGACCGTCGACGTCACCCTCACCGGGCCTGGGGGTACCAGCGCCACCGGCGGGGCGGACCACTTCACCTACTCGAGCACCGCACCCGCCACCATCACGAAGAGCGGTGACTTCATCTATGCCAACAACCAGCCCGCCGCGACGTCGATCCAGGCCGATGTGAGTCCGGTCTCCGGTGATCTGGTCGCGCTGGCGATTGAAACCAAATTCCCGGGGGCCACCGATACGGCGTTTTCGGTCGGCGGGGTCACCGGCGGCCACGTCTCCTCCTGGCACAACGCCGACTCGTACTTCACCAACGACGGCGTCCACGAGATCGAGCTGTGGTGGGGTGAGGCAACGAGTTCGGGTTCCAGTACGGTCAATGTCAGCTTCAATCCCGTCACCACCGAGACGATGAGCGACCCCGAGAGCGCCGAGTCGCTGGACGCCGTGGTCTTCCACTCGTCGAAGGGCAGCTCCACGGTGTGGACCGCCGACAAGACCGGAGAGGTGGACGACGGCAGCTCCAGCAGGAGCCCGGCCCTCCCGACCCTGAATCCGAGTTCCACCGCAGAGGGCTACTTCGGCTACTTGGCGGTGTCGGGCAACGCCGGAAGCGGCTCCACCTGGGGCTGCGTGTACGGCAACGACCTGCGGTCCAACGAGGTGGTGGCCCAGCCCTCGGTATCGGCCTCGATATCGCCGACTGCCGTCCAGGACAGCAACTCCACATTCTCGTCGATCGGGGCGCTCTTCTCCGCAAATTAA
- a CDS encoding ATP-dependent DNA ligase, translating to MGTTLGTTLLSDLATTSEAVAATPGRRAKIGLLAATLRRLAQDEAAVAVAYLSGAVPQGALGVGWASVRDLPPAQSAPPSVTILDLDATFARLAATAGTGSQAARRSELHALFSRLTSSERRFVLGLLSGELRQGAQAGVVTESVAQAAGVPTAELRRALLLAGDLPAVAGAALAHGSDGLRQFRLEVLRPLKPMLAQSVADPAAALARICPAAVEWKFDGVRIQVHRLDATVRAFSRTLADVTPRVPELVRAIQALPTGSLILDGELLALRPDGRPRPFQETMSRFGTQEPAAARPGRIAGPVAGTLAMVFFDCLHADGEDLIDLPAEERFAALRGLVPADVVVPHALVADAPGAEACLDAALAAGHEGVMVKDPAAPYEAGRRGAAWLKVKRAHTLDLVVLAAEWGHGRRRGWLSNLHLGARGPGGTFVMLGKTFKGMSDAVLAWQTAELLAREVRRDEWTVYVRPELVVEVAFDGIQSSSRYPGGVALRFARIKGYRTDKPAAGADTIETIRSLST from the coding sequence ATGGGGACCACGTTGGGGACCACGTTGCTGTCCGACCTCGCCACCACATCGGAGGCGGTGGCGGCCACCCCCGGCCGCCGGGCGAAGATCGGCCTCCTGGCAGCCACCCTCCGCCGCCTGGCCCAGGACGAGGCCGCAGTGGCGGTCGCCTACCTGTCCGGGGCGGTCCCCCAGGGCGCCCTGGGCGTCGGGTGGGCGTCGGTACGCGACCTGCCGCCAGCCCAGTCGGCTCCCCCGTCGGTCACCATCCTCGACTTGGACGCCACCTTCGCCCGGCTGGCGGCCACCGCCGGGACCGGGTCGCAGGCAGCCCGCCGGTCCGAGCTGCACGCCCTCTTCTCCCGGCTGACCTCCTCCGAGCGCCGCTTCGTCCTCGGGCTCCTTTCCGGCGAGCTGCGCCAGGGGGCCCAGGCGGGGGTCGTGACCGAATCGGTGGCCCAGGCGGCCGGGGTGCCAACCGCCGAGCTCCGCCGGGCGCTGCTCCTCGCCGGCGACCTCCCGGCGGTCGCCGGCGCAGCCCTTGCCCACGGGAGCGACGGGCTGCGCCAGTTCCGCCTCGAGGTGCTCCGCCCGCTGAAGCCGATGCTGGCGCAGAGCGTCGCCGACCCGGCCGCCGCCCTTGCCCGCATCTGCCCGGCGGCCGTCGAGTGGAAATTCGACGGCGTGCGCATCCAGGTGCACCGCCTCGACGCCACCGTGCGGGCGTTCAGCCGCACCCTGGCCGACGTGACACCCCGGGTTCCGGAGCTGGTCCGGGCGATCCAGGCCCTCCCCACCGGCTCGCTGATCCTGGACGGGGAGCTGCTCGCGCTGCGCCCCGACGGCCGCCCACGCCCCTTCCAGGAGACGATGAGCCGCTTCGGCACGCAAGAACCCGCAGCAGCCCGACCCGGGCGGATTGCCGGCCCGGTTGCCGGCACCCTGGCGATGGTGTTCTTCGACTGCCTGCACGCCGACGGCGAGGACCTGATCGACCTGCCGGCGGAGGAGCGGTTTGCGGCCCTGCGGGGCCTGGTCCCCGCCGATGTGGTGGTGCCGCACGCCCTCGTGGCCGATGCCCCCGGCGCCGAGGCCTGCCTCGACGCCGCGCTGGCCGCCGGGCACGAAGGCGTGATGGTGAAGGACCCGGCGGCGCCCTACGAGGCCGGCCGGCGGGGAGCGGCCTGGCTCAAGGTCAAACGGGCGCACACGCTGGATCTGGTGGTGCTGGCCGCCGAGTGGGGCCACGGCCGGCGCCGGGGCTGGTTGAGCAACCTGCACCTCGGGGCGCGCGGGCCGGGCGGCACCTTCGTGATGCTGGGCAAGACCTTCAAGGGGATGAGCGACGCCGTGCTGGCCTGGCAGACCGCCGAACTCCTGGCCCGGGAGGTGCGCCGGGACGAATGGACGGTCTACGTGCGCCCCGAGCTGGTGGTCGAGGTCGCCTTCGACGGCATCCAGTCCAGCTCCCGCTACCCGGGCGGCGTGGCCCTCCGCTTTGCCCGCATCAAGGGGTACCGCACCGACAAGCCTGCGGCCGGGGCCGACACCATCGAGACCATCCGCTCCCTCAGCACGTGA
- a CDS encoding DUF2630 family protein: MDDQEIFDRINAMAHEEHQLFEKESRGEASREEKTRLAELEVALDQTWDLLHQRRARRSAGLDPDQAQVRDPGTVEGYLG; this comes from the coding sequence ATGGACGACCAGGAGATCTTCGACCGCATCAATGCCATGGCGCACGAGGAGCACCAGCTCTTCGAGAAGGAGTCCCGGGGCGAGGCAAGCCGGGAGGAGAAGACCAGGCTCGCCGAGCTCGAGGTCGCCCTCGACCAGACCTGGGACCTGCTCCACCAGCGGCGGGCGCGGCGCAGCGCCGGTCTGGACCCCGACCAGGCGCAGGTGCGTGACCCGGGCACGGTCGAGGGGTACCTGGGATGA
- a CDS encoding UBP-type zinc finger domain-containing protein, with amino-acid sequence MSDTERLACTHLNRIQEVTPRTTGCEECLATGDLWVHLRLCMTCGHVGCCNSSRNRHAAQHYAETGHPVMRSFQRGETWYWCFADEVEFELE; translated from the coding sequence ATGAGCGACACCGAGCGGCTGGCCTGCACGCACCTCAACCGGATCCAGGAGGTGACGCCCCGGACGACCGGGTGCGAGGAGTGCCTGGCCACCGGGGACCTGTGGGTGCACCTCCGACTGTGCATGACCTGCGGGCACGTGGGCTGCTGCAACAGCTCCCGGAACCGCCACGCCGCCCAGCACTATGCCGAGACCGGGCACCCGGTGATGCGCTCGTTCCAGCGGGGGGAGACCTGGTACTGGTGCTTCGCCGACGAGGTCGAGTTCGAGCTGGAGTAG
- a CDS encoding glycosyltransferase family 4 protein — protein sequence MTHLLVTNDFPPKVGGIQNYLWELWRRLPPDSFSVLTTVHPGDAAFDASQPFRVERVPRTVLWPSGHLKRRIQRLAGETGSALVVLDPVLPLGALGPRLGRPYAVVAHGAEITVPGRLPVSRAPVGRVLRRAAGAVAAGSWVASEVQRAAGRDLDLAVVPPGVDTQRFRPLEEPARQAARRQFGLPDGPLVVNVGRLVPRKGADVLIDAAARVSRDFSGLTVAVAGTGRDRERLEERARRQRAPVRFLGSVPDDLLADLYACADVFAAPNRTRWGGLEQEGFGIVFLEAAACAVPQVAGNSGGAPEAVADGETGLVVDHPEDPRGVAEALGRLLGDPHLRARMGAEARRRAVDRFSYDTLAAGLASYLARLEAAAAASRP from the coding sequence GTGACCCACCTGCTGGTCACCAACGACTTCCCCCCCAAGGTCGGCGGCATCCAGAATTACCTCTGGGAGCTGTGGCGCCGCCTGCCGCCGGACAGCTTCTCCGTCCTCACCACGGTGCACCCGGGCGACGCCGCCTTCGACGCGTCGCAGCCCTTCCGGGTGGAGCGGGTACCCCGCACGGTGCTGTGGCCATCCGGGCACCTGAAACGCCGGATCCAACGCCTGGCGGGGGAGACGGGCTCGGCGCTGGTCGTCCTGGACCCGGTCCTGCCCCTCGGCGCCCTGGGTCCCCGGCTTGGGCGGCCCTACGCGGTCGTGGCCCACGGGGCCGAGATCACGGTGCCGGGCCGCCTGCCGGTCAGCCGGGCACCGGTGGGCCGGGTGCTGCGCCGGGCGGCGGGGGCGGTGGCGGCCGGGTCGTGGGTGGCGAGCGAGGTCCAGCGGGCGGCGGGGCGCGACCTCGACCTCGCCGTCGTGCCCCCCGGGGTGGATACCCAGCGCTTCCGGCCTCTCGAGGAGCCGGCCCGCCAGGCTGCCCGCAGGCAGTTCGGCCTGCCGGACGGGCCGCTGGTCGTCAACGTCGGGCGGCTGGTGCCCCGCAAGGGGGCTGATGTCCTGATCGACGCCGCCGCCCGGGTGTCCCGGGACTTCTCCGGCCTGACGGTGGCGGTCGCTGGTACGGGTCGGGACCGGGAACGGCTGGAGGAGCGCGCCCGCCGGCAGCGGGCGCCGGTGCGCTTCCTGGGGTCGGTGCCGGATGACCTGCTGGCGGACCTCTATGCGTGCGCCGACGTGTTCGCCGCCCCCAACCGGACCCGCTGGGGCGGCCTCGAGCAGGAGGGGTTCGGGATCGTCTTCCTCGAGGCGGCGGCATGCGCCGTGCCCCAGGTGGCGGGCAACAGCGGCGGGGCGCCCGAGGCGGTGGCCGACGGCGAGACCGGGCTGGTCGTGGACCATCCGGAGGATCCCCGGGGGGTGGCGGAGGCCCTGGGCCGCCTGCTCGGCGATCCCCACCTGCGCGCCCGGATGGGGGCCGAGGCCCGCCGCCGGGCGGTGGACCGGTTCTCCTATGACACCCTGGCCGCCGGGCTGGCGTCGTACCTCGCCCGGCTGGAAGCTGCGGCCGCCGCATCACGGCCCTGA
- a CDS encoding lysylphosphatidylglycerol synthase transmembrane domain-containing protein, with the protein MSAPAPAAQRRHHRFRIPKMLRRVVGVAIAVVLIYYVLVKLSTQKGHVSLLTHINLGFVAAGLVLEAASLVAYALLTRSVLTQFGPTPTLARILRVDLATLAVTRVIPGGSAAGTGLGFRLLTEAGVRKSDAGLTLAVQSIGSAVILNSLLWVGLVLSIPLRALTHTAGDTSAIPKVFYVAAAFIGVVLVGFFGFVVFGLTRGEEKSLRVVRAVCRRVKFLDEESVVALVERVADQLRLMAANRKLLGQAVGFASLNWVLDAGALWVMLAAFHYHLQPDALLICYSLGNIVAVIPLTPGGIGVVEFVLTSTLIVFGAPHDVAGLGVIAYRLVSFWLPIPVGGLSYLSLRVGHRVPEGRPEQAETAVDS; encoded by the coding sequence ATGAGTGCCCCGGCTCCCGCCGCTCAGCGCCGGCATCACCGCTTCCGGATCCCGAAGATGCTGCGCCGCGTCGTGGGCGTGGCGATCGCCGTCGTCCTCATCTACTACGTCCTCGTCAAGCTCAGCACCCAGAAGGGCCACGTCAGCCTCCTCACCCATATCAACCTGGGCTTCGTCGCCGCCGGCTTGGTCCTGGAGGCGGCATCGCTGGTTGCCTACGCCCTGCTGACGAGGTCGGTCCTCACCCAGTTCGGCCCCACGCCCACCCTCGCCCGTATCCTGCGGGTGGACCTGGCCACGCTGGCGGTCACCCGGGTGATCCCGGGCGGGTCGGCGGCGGGCACCGGCCTCGGCTTCCGCCTGCTGACCGAGGCCGGCGTCCGCAAGAGCGATGCCGGCCTGACCCTGGCGGTCCAGAGCATCGGCTCGGCGGTCATCCTCAACAGCCTGCTGTGGGTGGGCCTGGTCCTGTCCATCCCGCTGCGGGCGCTCACCCACACGGCCGGGGACACCTCGGCCATCCCGAAGGTGTTCTACGTCGCCGCCGCGTTCATCGGCGTGGTGCTGGTGGGCTTCTTTGGCTTCGTTGTGTTCGGGCTCACCCGGGGCGAGGAGAAGTCCCTGCGCGTGGTGCGCGCGGTGTGCCGGCGGGTCAAGTTCCTGGACGAGGAGTCCGTGGTGGCCCTGGTGGAGCGGGTGGCGGACCAGCTCCGGCTCATGGCCGCCAACCGCAAGCTCCTGGGCCAGGCCGTGGGCTTCGCCTCCCTGAACTGGGTCCTGGATGCCGGCGCCCTGTGGGTGATGCTGGCGGCCTTCCACTACCACCTGCAGCCCGACGCCCTGCTGATCTGCTACTCCCTGGGCAACATCGTCGCCGTCATCCCCCTGACGCCGGGCGGCATCGGGGTGGTGGAGTTCGTCCTCACCTCCACCCTCATCGTCTTCGGTGCCCCGCACGACGTCGCCGGTCTCGGGGTCATCGCCTACCGGCTGGTGAGCTTCTGGCTGCCGATCCCGGTCGGGGGCCTGTCGTACCTCTCGCTGCGCGTCGGCCACCGCGTCCCCGAGGGGCGGCCGGAGCAGGCGGAGACCGCTGTCGATTCGTGA
- a CDS encoding MOSC domain-containing protein: MDTQARARVVSVNVGGVREVTYRGKPRTTAIWKDPVEGPVGVSNAGVVGDRQADPTAHGGPRKAVYLYGTDDLAWWEAELGERVGPGTFGENLTVAGVVINDARIGEQWRVGSALLEVTQPRFPCWKLGFRMGDPRFPKRFLEAGRAGTYVTVLSEGAVQAGDAIEVVTRPTHPVTVGLVAHLNHADRELALLLLQAAEAGISLDEWQDLLGQAGVG; the protein is encoded by the coding sequence ATGGACACGCAGGCCAGGGCGCGGGTGGTGTCGGTGAACGTGGGCGGGGTCCGGGAGGTCACCTACCGCGGGAAGCCGCGGACGACGGCCATCTGGAAGGACCCGGTCGAGGGCCCGGTCGGCGTGAGCAACGCCGGCGTCGTGGGCGACCGCCAGGCCGACCCCACCGCGCACGGCGGCCCCCGCAAGGCGGTGTACCTCTACGGCACCGACGACCTGGCCTGGTGGGAGGCCGAGCTGGGTGAGCGGGTCGGGCCGGGCACCTTCGGCGAAAATCTCACCGTGGCGGGCGTGGTGATCAATGACGCCCGCATCGGCGAGCAGTGGCGGGTGGGGAGCGCCCTGCTGGAGGTCACCCAGCCCCGCTTTCCGTGCTGGAAGCTCGGGTTCCGCATGGGGGACCCCCGGTTCCCGAAGCGCTTCCTGGAGGCCGGGCGGGCGGGAACTTATGTCACCGTGCTGAGCGAGGGTGCGGTGCAGGCAGGCGACGCCATCGAGGTGGTCACCCGGCCCACGCACCCGGTGACGGTGGGCCTGGTGGCCCACCTGAACCACGCCGACCGGGAACTGGCCCTCCTCCTGCTCCAGGCCGCCGAGGCCGGGATCTCGCTGGACGAGTGGCAGGACCTCCTGGGCCAGGCGGGAGTCGGCTGA
- a CDS encoding O-antigen ligase family protein — MAPVDAVAPIHVAAPPVGVRPAPAGVVHPPGARRAATAQTAHLPIPALLLLAGLATGAAAQGGYHTAGQIGMAGFLGAALVASVAASFSARRPPWRILSAVPVPAAATLAAWAVVSGARAGDTRAALSIVGLLAGVAAVVIVCQALSGPQRELLVSGAVAVGALVALTGWAGVAFRSAPWALESSGLWRAATTLTYANAAAGLLVPLALVAMAALCGAALPKPPVTRPGLGRAPSPLLGAGAFVLTLGAVATLSRFGFLTLCLGFAILAALLGPGRLVRHAAAPVLGAGLALATLLPSVPGDHPARPLLAAAGLLAGLLIAVAGPAPVGHLGEALGRRRAAVALVALGVVAAGTLAVLAPTLHAVSAVRLNLASPARTQSTQAALRLAAGHPLTGVGPGNAGLSWAGPGGSRLFSRYAHDEYLQTLAELGAIGAGLLLVLLVSAAGQVARGRRLVPSRALWAGAVAGLAAFALHSGADFLWHIPVIPLTAALLIGITAPPRTTAVATPGGGSASPSNQEV, encoded by the coding sequence ATGGCACCCGTAGATGCAGTGGCACCCATCCACGTGGCGGCCCCGCCGGTCGGCGTGCGACCGGCGCCCGCCGGTGTCGTGCACCCGCCCGGTGCCAGGCGGGCGGCCACCGCCCAAACCGCGCACCTCCCGATCCCCGCCCTCCTGCTCCTGGCGGGCCTTGCCACGGGCGCCGCGGCGCAGGGTGGGTACCACACCGCAGGCCAGATCGGGATGGCGGGCTTCCTCGGTGCCGCGCTGGTCGCCTCAGTTGCCGCCTCGTTCTCCGCCCGCCGCCCGCCTTGGCGGATCCTCTCCGCGGTCCCGGTCCCCGCCGCCGCCACCCTGGCGGCCTGGGCGGTGGTGAGCGGAGCCCGGGCGGGCGACACCCGGGCCGCCCTCTCCATCGTCGGCCTGCTGGCCGGCGTTGCGGCGGTGGTCATCGTGTGCCAAGCCCTGAGCGGCCCGCAACGCGAGCTCCTCGTGTCCGGTGCCGTCGCGGTCGGGGCCCTCGTGGCGCTCACCGGCTGGGCCGGCGTCGCCTTCCGCTCCGCACCCTGGGCTCTGGAGAGCAGCGGGCTGTGGCGGGCCGCCACCACCCTCACCTATGCCAACGCGGCAGCTGGGCTGCTCGTACCCCTGGCCCTGGTGGCGATGGCCGCCTTGTGCGGGGCAGCGCTGCCCAAGCCACCGGTCACCCGTCCCGGCCTGGGGCGGGCCCCCTCTCCCCTGCTGGGCGCCGGCGCGTTCGTGCTCACCCTGGGCGCGGTTGCCACCCTAAGCCGGTTCGGTTTCCTGACGCTTTGCCTGGGCTTCGCCATCCTGGCGGCGCTGCTGGGCCCCGGGCGCTTGGTACGCCATGCCGCGGCCCCGGTCCTGGGAGCCGGCCTGGCGCTCGCCACCCTGCTGCCCTCGGTTCCGGGAGACCACCCCGCCCGGCCGCTTCTGGCGGCTGCCGGGCTCCTTGCCGGGCTCCTCATCGCCGTTGCCGGGCCCGCGCCGGTCGGCCACCTCGGGGAGGCCCTCGGGCGGCGCCGGGCCGCCGTGGCCCTCGTCGCCCTGGGCGTGGTAGCCGCGGGCACCCTGGCGGTGCTGGCTCCCACGCTGCACGCGGTCTCGGCCGTCCGCCTCAATCTGGCGTCGCCCGCCCGGACCCAGTCCACCCAGGCGGCGCTCCGGCTGGCTGCCGGCCACCCGCTCACCGGCGTGGGGCCGGGCAACGCCGGCCTGAGCTGGGCGGGGCCGGGCGGGTCCCGCCTCTTCTCCCGGTACGCCCACGACGAGTACCTCCAGACCCTCGCCGAGTTGGGCGCCATCGGGGCCGGCCTCTTGCTGGTGCTCCTCGTGTCCGCCGCGGGTCAGGTTGCTCGAGGCCGCCGGCTGGTCCCCAGCCGGGCACTGTGGGCCGGTGCGGTCGCCGGTCTCGCCGCCTTCGCCCTGCACAGCGGCGCCGACTTCCTGTGGCACATCCCGGTCATCCCCCTCACGGCAGCACTCCTCATCGGCATCACGGCACCACCCAGAACCACCGCCGTCGCCACTCCGGGTGGCGGTTCCGCCAGTCCCTCGAACCAGGAGGTGTGA
- a CDS encoding DUF3565 domain-containing protein, with protein sequence MLRLIVGFHQDQEGDWVAELDCGHTQHVRHRPPFQLRPWVETDEGRAGRIGMELDCPRCEPAGGLEG encoded by the coding sequence GTGCTCCGCCTGATCGTCGGCTTCCACCAGGACCAGGAGGGGGACTGGGTGGCCGAGCTCGACTGCGGGCACACCCAACACGTCCGCCACCGCCCTCCGTTCCAGCTGCGCCCCTGGGTGGAGACCGACGAAGGCCGGGCGGGGCGGATCGGCATGGAACTGGACTGCCCCCGGTGTGAGCCGGCCGGCGGACTGGAGGGCTGA
- a CDS encoding DMT family transporter, with protein sequence MRSPRFSGLGALLVAVVIWGASFPVIQGGLGSTPVDAFLALRFFVAGLGIIPLLWWKGLHRPVWRRPGGWILAGLLYASLALQTEGLRLSTPGRVAFLTSLSVVIVPAVDALLRGRRPKAGTLVAVGFAAIGAGIIYLKSLNHFTAGDTFSVLCALGFAGYLLVAERVVRAQEIVDLTAMQLVGVTALAAVVCVLKGSIGRVHATPGLLASAAFAGLLATLVAFGAQLYGQARMGAVPTALVLSLEPVVAGALSVAFGRESLGWPLLAGGALLLGAALVGQLTDVPSAPAGLASLESGHVPV encoded by the coding sequence ATGAGGTCGCCCAGGTTCTCTGGACTCGGGGCGCTCCTCGTGGCAGTCGTCATTTGGGGAGCATCCTTCCCCGTCATTCAGGGCGGCCTGGGATCCACTCCCGTCGATGCCTTCCTTGCGCTGCGCTTCTTTGTGGCCGGTCTGGGGATCATCCCGCTGCTGTGGTGGAAAGGGCTGCACCGACCAGTGTGGCGAAGGCCCGGCGGGTGGATCCTGGCCGGGCTCCTCTACGCCAGCCTCGCCCTTCAGACGGAGGGACTGCGACTGTCCACGCCGGGGCGGGTCGCGTTCCTCACCAGCCTCTCGGTTGTGATCGTCCCAGCCGTCGATGCCCTCCTCCGGGGGCGGCGCCCTAAGGCCGGGACGCTCGTGGCGGTGGGCTTCGCCGCCATCGGGGCGGGCATCATCTATCTCAAGTCTCTCAACCACTTCACGGCGGGGGATACGTTCTCCGTCCTGTGTGCCCTGGGCTTCGCCGGCTACCTCCTGGTGGCGGAAAGGGTGGTTCGGGCACAGGAGATCGTCGACCTCACGGCCATGCAACTCGTCGGTGTCACGGCCCTGGCCGCCGTGGTTTGCGTGCTGAAGGGCTCGATCGGCCGGGTCCATGCGACCCCGGGACTGCTGGCGTCAGCCGCGTTTGCCGGGCTCCTGGCGACATTGGTGGCCTTTGGAGCCCAGCTGTACGGGCAGGCTCGGATGGGCGCCGTGCCGACGGCCCTGGTGTTGTCGTTGGAGCCCGTGGTGGCGGGCGCCCTATCGGTCGCCTTCGGTCGCGAGAGCCTGGGATGGCCGCTCCTGGCGGGAGGGGCCTTGTTGTTGGGTGCCGCACTCGTTGGACAGCTGACGGACGTACCGTCAGCCCCCGCAGGCCTCGCCTCCCTGGAGTCGGGTCATGTACCCGTCTAG
- a CDS encoding putative 2OG-Fe(II) oxygenase, with amino-acid sequence MTQNGGLRLLWPTPIGVHRYPEAAQLNPQLVEAFGQIRAVQQRKRGQEPGAFFASDDDLLQVVRLGGWRHWVEWLVGSVNETVTAANQQAWAGQIAKVSVGIEGMWFQCSSSGTFHDVHTHGNCSWSGVYIVQIDESSKRIQNPVYGAANGVTRLYGQNFTHLGGAFVDAGNAYLMPPSHDIEPIVGQLLLFPSYLAHMALPYQGDLERVIISFNFSVHGLQGDQLLGYSAT; translated from the coding sequence ATGACCCAGAACGGCGGACTTCGTTTGCTGTGGCCGACCCCCATCGGGGTGCACCGGTACCCGGAGGCCGCCCAGCTCAATCCCCAGCTTGTCGAGGCCTTCGGGCAGATCCGGGCCGTGCAGCAGCGCAAGCGTGGCCAGGAGCCCGGGGCGTTCTTCGCCAGTGACGACGACCTGCTCCAGGTCGTGAGGCTGGGCGGCTGGCGGCACTGGGTGGAGTGGCTGGTCGGCAGCGTCAACGAGACCGTCACCGCGGCCAACCAGCAGGCGTGGGCGGGCCAGATTGCCAAGGTCAGCGTGGGCATTGAGGGCATGTGGTTCCAGTGCAGCAGCAGCGGCACGTTCCATGACGTGCACACGCACGGGAACTGCTCGTGGTCCGGTGTGTACATCGTGCAGATCGACGAGTCCTCGAAGCGCATCCAGAACCCGGTCTACGGGGCGGCCAACGGGGTGACCCGGCTCTACGGCCAGAACTTCACCCACCTGGGCGGTGCCTTTGTGGACGCCGGCAACGCCTACCTGATGCCGCCCAGTCACGACATCGAGCCGATTGTGGGCCAGTTGCTGCTGTTCCCCTCCTACTTGGCCCACATGGCGCTGCCCTACCAGGGCGACCTGGAGCGGGTCATCATCTCCTTCAACTTCAGCGTGCACGGTCTCCAAGGGGATCAGCTGCTCGGCTACAGCGCCACCTAA